A window of the Electrophorus electricus isolate fEleEle1 chromosome 11, fEleEle1.pri, whole genome shotgun sequence genome harbors these coding sequences:
- the mrps26 gene encoding 28S ribosomal protein S26, mitochondrial has translation MFQAVVRSRTPVVRLLSPRTSILETVRERKSRNDPKAKSKAGRIKTPPPVDPVEMVVLKERFTKYTLIMKALRLQFKEEMLRKRYEEETGSLAEERAKQEAEEHRTLMAWNDAENLRLRKIRELRVQKEADAAEERRKEAVVLRQQELESHIAEKEREILQLQEEAKNFITLENLDQQIEEALDNPKNYNFAIDKEGRVVKKTMMQ, from the exons atgtttcaGGCAGTAGTTAGGAGCCGGACTCCTGTCGTTCGTCTTCTCTCTCCCCGGACTAGTATCCTTGAGACAGTACGGGAAAGAAAGTCGCGTAATGACCCGAAAGCCAAGTCTAAAGCTGGGCGAATCAAGACTCCACCTCCAGTGGATCCGGTTGAGATGGTGGTACTAAAAGAGCGGTTCACTAAATACACCTTAATCATGAAAGCCCTTAG GTTGCAGTTTAAAGAGGAGATGCTGCGGAAGCGTTATGAGGAGGAGACTGGATCTTTGGCTGAGGAGAGAGCCAAGCAGGAGGCTGAGGAACACCGGACATTAATGGCTTGGAACGATGCGGAGAACCTCAGACTGCGTAAAATACG AGAGCTGCGTGTGCAGAAAGAGGCTGATGCagcagaggaaaggaggaaggaAGCTGTAGTCTTGCGTCAGCAGGAGTTGGAGAGCCATATTGCAGAAAAGGAACGAGAGATCCTGCAACTACAG gaaGAAGCAAAGAACTTTATCACACTGGAGAATTTGGATCAGCAAATTGAGGAGGCACTGGATAACCCGAAAAACTACAACTTTGCTATAGACAAAGAGGGACGAGTAGTCAAAAAGACCATGATGCAATAA
- the si:dkey-33c12.3 gene encoding neurofilament light polypeptide gives MSYNPFISSPSLFWRWDDHSSAHRLSHTPLSSSRRLLKSESMGCWGENNLVVACGELLGLRAQEREQLVGLNNRFASYIEKVRHLEQQNRVLMLQLEALRCRWSQPSRLQQLYQQEARDLHEQLHQEAQEKARMEARRSELREAQVQLLGRWQQEAQRRKEAEEELRHLREEAGRAALWSSDAEASAASLAQELDFLKRVFAEEQERLRAQLKVASLSVKLDVDRPDLSAALGEIRAQYETLAKRNMQVAEAWYHGKVASVAQITGKQEEAVRLVREETAEYRRLLQSCSAKVETLRNVINSLNAQLAELEETQSKEVAKYQGRIGDLEREITEAKEEMTRYLKEYQDLLNVKMALDIEIAAYKKLLEGEEFRLTYCSLQALA, from the exons ATGAGCTACAATCCTTTCAtatcctccccctctctgttttGGCGCTGGGACGACCACTCCAGTGCCCACCGTCTCTCCCACACCCCCCTCTCCTCATCGCGGCGGTTGCTGAAGTCGGAGTCCATGGGCTGCTGGGGGGAGAACAACCTGGTTGTGGCGTGTGGGGAGCTGCTGGGTCTCAGGGCCCAGGAGCGGGAGCAGCTGGTGGGGCTGAACAACCGCTTTGCCTCCTACATCGAGAAGGTGCGGCACCTGGAACAGCAGAACCGGGTGTTGATGCTGCAGTTGGAGGCTCTGCGGTGCAGGTGGAGTCAGCCGTCTCGCCTGCAGCAGCTCTACCAGCAGGAGGCACGTGACCTCCATGAGCAGTTGCACCAGGAGGCCCAGGAGAAGGCACGCATGGAGGCCCGGAGGAGCGAGCTGCGTGAGGCACAGGTGCAGTTGTTGGGCCGCTGGCAGCAGGAGGCCCAGCGGCGcaaggaggcagaggaggagctgAGGCACCTGAGAGAGGAGGCGGGCAGGGCAGCACTATGGAGCTCTGATGCTGAGGCGAGCGCTGCCTCACTGGCGCAGGAGCTGGATTTCCTCAAGAGGGTATTTGCAGAGGAGCAGGAGCGGCTGCGGGCACAGCTGAAGGTGGCTAGCCTCAGCGTGAAGCTGGACGTGGACCGGCCGGACCTATCGGCCGCCCTTGGTGAGATCCGTGCCCAGTATGAGACCCTGGCCAAGCGCAACATGCAGGTGGCTGAGGCCTGGTACCACGGCAAGGTGGCCAGCGTGGCACAGATAACTGGCAAACAGGAGGAGGCCGTGCGCTTGGTGCGGGAGGAGACAGCAGAGTACCGGCGCCTGCTACAGTCTTGTTCTGCCAAGGTGGAGACGCTGAGAAATGTTATCAACTCTCTGAATGCACAGCTGGCAGAGCTTGAGGAGACACAGAGCAAGGAGGTTGCCAAGTATCAG GGGAGGATTGGTGATCTGGAAAGAGAAATTACTGAAGCCAAAGAGGAGATGACACGTTACTTGAAGGAATATCAGGACCTCCTGAACGTGAAGATGGCTCTGGACATCGAGATAGCAGCTTACAA GAAACTGTTGGAGGGAGAGGAGTTTCGGCTGACCTATTGTTCCTTGCAGGCTTTGGCCTAA